Proteins from a single region of Haemorhous mexicanus isolate bHaeMex1 chromosome 4, bHaeMex1.pri, whole genome shotgun sequence:
- the MFAP3L gene encoding microfibrillar-associated protein 3-like, whose protein sequence is MDILNSRHFLYFLPTTRLVILLAALTTAEDVSNSTFNRTDTQPGAAPVVISRIDHIIVKEGSSALIDCNVQGSPSPRYRWYNSNGRLLQEEENKGKWWFLDNGLLNITRVSFEDRGKYTCVASNTYGSVNNTVTLRVVFTSGDMGIYYMIVCLVAFTIVMILNITRLCMMSSHLKKTEKAINEFFRTEGAEKLQKAFEIAKRIPIITSAKTLELAKVTQFKTMEFARYIEELARSVPLPPLIMNCRTIMEEIMEVVGLEEQGQNFVRQAAEGQETTETDELYMIPNALTRSESPTGDSDASSLHEPPQQIAIKVSVHPLSKKDCMDGQSQESMQLDTKEEDTPQTPALPVEPPPEPSAEHSSDDTALANDKNTCVIYESHV, encoded by the exons ATGGACATACTGAACAGCCGCCACTTTTTGTACTTTCTGCCTACCACACGCCTTGTCATCTTATTAGCAGCTTTGACCACTGCTGAGGATGTGAGTAACAGCACTTTCAACCGCACTGACACACAGCCGGGGGCCGCGCCTGTGGTCATCTCCCGCATCGACCACATCATAGTCAAGGAGGGCAGTAGTGCCTTGATTGACTGCAATGTCCAAGGGAGTCCCAGCCCACGTTACAGATGGTACAATTCCAATGGCCGCCTGCTCCAAGAGGAGGAGAATAAAG GAAAATGGTGGTTTCTTGACAATGGGCTACTAAACATTACCCGCGTGTCATTTGAAGACAGAGGTAAATACACGTGTGTTGCATCTAATACGTACGGCAGCGTTAACAATACTGTGACGCTGAGGGTTGTTTTTACCTCTGGAGATATGGGAATCTATTACATGATTGTCTGCCTTGTCGCTTTTACCATTGTTATGATACTGAACATTACTCGGTTATGTATGATGAGCAGTCATCTGAAGAAAACCGAGAAAGCAATCAATGAATTCTTCAGAACAGAAGGGGCAGAGAAACTTCAGAAGGCCTTTGAGATTGCAAAGCGTATCCCAATTATCACATCAGCCAAAACGCTTGAGCTTGCCAAAGTAACCCAGTTCAAGACCATGGAATTTGCCCGCTATATTGAAGAGCTTGCTCGGAGCGTACCTTTGCCACCTCTCATCATGAACTGCAGGACTATAATGGAAGAAATTATGGAGGTTGTCGGTCTGGAGGAACAAGGACAAAATTTTGTACGGCAGGCAGCAGAAGGTCAGGAGACCACTGAAACTGATGAGCTTTATATGATCCCAAATGCTTTGACGCGCAGTGAATCTCCCACAGGTGACTCGGACGCATCGTCACTGCATGAGCCACCTCAACAGATTGCAATAAAAGTGTCAGTTCACCCATTGTCCAAAAAAGACTGCATGGATGGTCAGTCACAGGAAAGCATGCAGTTGGACACCAAGGAAGAAGACACTCCTCAAACACCAGCACTTCCTGTGGAGCCCCCTCCTGAGCCTTCTGCTGAACACAGTTCTGATGACACAGCATTGGCAAATGACAAAAATACATGTGTTATATATGAAAGCCATGTATGA